One Paramisgurnus dabryanus chromosome 10, PD_genome_1.1, whole genome shotgun sequence genomic region harbors:
- the LOC135739309 gene encoding trace amine-associated receptor 13c-like: MAYETEDSETQYCFPAINSSCIKTKRSTHDYNIMYVFFSLLSVWTVFLNLLVIISISHFKKLHNPTNMLILSLAVADLLVGLIVMPLEAIRLIETCWFFGDTICRLFILIMGLLLSASLSNLVLIAVDRYVAVCHPLLYPQKITMTRTIIIICVSWFYSSAYNISVIITTSQRKYTCYGECTFMITFALTIIDLFLSFLFPCTFIITLYLRIFYVAHHQVKVINSLMRSGKHLTEGSVRRKSESKAALTLGIIVTVYLLCWIPFFILTLIPNTSMTSAIAYFMLWMLYINSGVNPLIYAIFYPWFRASVKHILNLSKIFIPA; the protein is encoded by the coding sequence ATGGCCTATGAGACAGAGGATTCTGAGACTCAATACTGCTTTCCTGCCATTAACTCATCATGCATCAAGACAAAACGCTCCACACATGATTACAAtatcatgtatgtgtttttttcattgctgTCAGTATGGACTGTGTTTCTGAATCTGCTAGTgatcatctccatctctcacttcaagAAGCTTCACAATCCAACCAACATGCTCATTCTCTCTCTGGCTGTGGCCGACCTGCTCGTAGGACTTATTGTCATGCCATTGGAGGCGATTAGGCTGATTGAAACATGTTGGTTCTTTGGAGACACTATCTGTAGACTGTTTATATTAATCATGGGATTGCTCCTCTCTGCATCTCTaagtaatttagttttaataGCTGTTGACCGTTATGTGGCTGTGTGTCACCCTCTGCTGTACCCACAGAAAATAACAATGACAAGAACAATAATTATTATCTGTGTATCCTGGTTCTACTCTTCAGCTTATAACATTTCAGTTATTATAACTACCTCAcaaagaaaatacacatgttatGGAGAATGTACATTTATGATTACTTTTGCCTTGACAATCATTGACCTGTTTCTGTCTTTCCTATTTCCTTGTACCTTCATTATAACTTTATATTTGAGAATCTTCTATGTCGCACATCATCAAGTGAAAGTTATAAACTCTCTGATGAGGAGTGGAAAACATCTAACAGAAGGTTCAGTGAGGAGGAAATCTGAGAGTAAAGCCGCTCTGACATTAGGAATCATTGTGACGGTTTATCTGCTTTGCTGGATtcccttttttattttaactctaATACCAAACACAAGCATGACTTCTGCTATAGcctattttatgttatggatgTTGTATATTAATTCAGGTGTGAATCCTCTCATCTATGCAATATTTTACCCCTGGTTTAGAGCGTCAGTTAAACACATCCTAAATCTATCCAAAATATTTATACCAGCATAA